The DNA region GTTGTTGATATGGGCAAAGTCGGTGGAAGCAAGCCACTGATTAACCGTTTTTCACTGCAGTTAGAAAAACAAAAATGCAACATAATATTATGAAGTGTAGACTGTAAAGATTGATCTTTACTATTGACTAACAGTGTTAAATTTTGCTAAAGATCGCATCAAGAATCAAAAACAATCAGCAGTGTTGGAGAAATGCTCCCATGAGTCACAGCAAGACTATTTCTGAACTTCAGGAATTAAACCTCAGTTATCTGATGTTGGTTCAGAAATTAATCGTCGAAGATCGCGATACCGCAATTTTCCGATTAAAAATCGACGATGAATTAGCTGATCTCATTGCTGATATGTCCGCGAAAGAATTAACCATGTTGGCGCGCCAACCACAAAGCCTTTTACAACCTAATTTGGGTCCGGTAAGTCAGTTGAAAGCAATTTTGACAAACAAACGGGATACCGGAATGCAGGCAACTCATTTAGCGATGTACATGGCGTCAGCTTAAATATGAAAGAAGAGTCATAGATGACCGCCAAAAAACTTCTTGAAGAACTCAACCAAGTGCAGCTTGCAATAGAGCTCATTGAACTTGGTGCGCGCTTGCAAGTTCTGGAGTCTGAGGTGAGTTTAAATCGCGGCCGTTTGGTAAGGTTGTATAAAGAAGTGTCGGGTAAATCTCCGCCCAAAGGGATGCTGCCATTTTCAACCGATTGGTTCATGACCTGGCAGCCGAACGTGCACTCATCGTTCTTCTATAATATTTACTCAAAGTTGCGTGAAGGGCAGAGATTAGAGCGCATGCAGGCCTTTATTAAGGCCTACAAACTCTACCAAGAACATATCCAATTAAGCGGCGAAGAAGAAGTTTTAGCTTTAACGAGAGCTTGGACGCTTGTACGCTTTTTTGAAAGTGATATGTTCCAGTTGTCTAAATGCACCTGCTGCGGGCTTCAATTCGTCAATCACGCCCACACACCAGACGCCGATTATGTTTGCGGTGTTTGCCAACCGCCGTCGCGCGCAGGAAAACCACTCAAACAAAAAACCTTAAAAATTCGAAAAGAAATTTAAGTCTCCCTCTGACGCGCCGATAAAGTTTTTAGATGTGTTTATAGAAAAAGGAAGCGGCCGTGTTAATAGCGATCGGTTTTGTTGTGGTGTTATTGTCCGTGTTTGGCGGCTTCGTGTTAGCCGGTGGTGCGCTGGGCCCTATTTTCCAACCGCTCGAGTTATTGATTATAGGTGGCGCCGGAATAGGCTCGTTTATTGCGGCGAATAACGGTAAAGCTATTAAGGCTACGTTGCAATCAGTCAAGCGGTTTAAGCGCTCTACCCAGTACAATAGCGAAACCTACCTAGAACTCCTTGCGGTTATTTACAAATTGCTCAATAAAATGCGTCGCGACGGTATGTTGGCTGTTGAACGAGATATTGAGAATCCAGAAGAGAGTGCGATTTTCCAAGAGCATCCAGACGTTCTTGAAGACACCATGATGCTGAATTTTATTGCCGATTATCTACGCCTCATGATCAGTGGCAATATGAATCCGCAAGAACTCGATGAGCTCATGCTGCATGAAATTGAGACTTTTGAGGCCGAAGCTGAAATACCTGGTGATGCCTTACATAAAGTTGGCGATGCGATGCCGGCATTCGGTATTGTGGCGGCAGTACTTGGTGTTGTTCGAGCACTCAGTACAGCCGATGTGCCGCCAGATGTTATGGGTACGATGATTGCTCACGCTCTGGTAGGCACGTTCTTAGGTATTTTGTTGGGTTACGGTTTTATTAACCCATTAGCAAGCCGCGTTGAACGCCAGGTTGCTGAACTCGTGAAAACGTTGCAAGTGATACGCGTCACACTGTTGGCAAGCATGCACGGATACGCACCGCAATTAGCGGTTGAGTTTGGGCGAAAAGCGTTGCACACCTCTGAGCGACCAACCTTTACTGAACTAGAAGACCATGTTCGTGGCGCCAAAGCGGAGTCGTAGTCATGGCTGATGAACATCGCCCGATAATCATTCGACGAAAGAAAATTGTCAAAAAGCACCATGGCGGCAGTTGGAAAATTGCGCTTGCGGACTTTATGACGGCGTTAATGGCGTTGTTCTTGGTGATGTGGATTTTGTCGATGTCGAGCGAGAAAGATCGCCAAAGCATTTCGGAATATTTCCGTACACCGTTGTTAGTTTCCATGGCCGGCGGTGAGCGTTCAAGTAACGCAGCAAGCGTGATTCAAGGTGGTGGCGCCGATCCAACCCACATGGAAGGTGAGCAGGCGCGAATTGATTTGCGACGAGAATCACGCCCATCTGATGTGCGTCGGCATTTTAACGAAATTCGTCGTCGCGTTGAGGCCGCCATTGAGGCGGACCCGGTATTACGTGCTTTGAAAGCGCAATTACAGTTCGATGTGACCCGTGAGGGCTTGCGGATCATGATGCTAGATACCGAAACAAAACCCATGTTTGAAGTGGGAAGTGACCGTATAGCACCGTATATGGAGCGCTTACTCCGAACCTTAGCGCCGTTGCTGAATGAAATTCCGAACGAGGTTACTATCAGTGGCCATACCGATAGCTTGCCTTATGCTGGTGGTGAGCGTGGCTATAGCAACTGGGAGCTTTCGGCTGATCGTGCCAATGAATCGCGCAAAGCGTTATTAGATGGTGGTTTTGAGCCCGAACGATTATTACTAGTGATGGGTGCTGCGGATCGAATTCCGCTAGACGGAACCGAGCCTGATGACCCACGTAACCGCAGAATTACGATTGTGGTACATACCTTTGAATCGGCTGAATTTATTAAGCGCCAAGGCTTTTTCCCGCAAGATCAACTAGAGCTTGAGGCTAGCCTAGAACCGGATGTGCGACAACTAAACGAAGAATTTCAGCGTGCGACCAACGCAACCGACCAAACAAAACAGAAATAAGGGGTTCTAACCCCTTTTTTCGGCCCTTCGCTCTTGCTTGTCATCAGCAATAATTGCTGTCATGGCAGAAGAGCAAACAAACGACCAAGAAAAAACAGAGGAACCCTCCGCCCGAAGATTACAAAAATCTCGGGAAGAAGGTCAGGTTGCGCGATCGCGCGAGCTGACCACTTTTGTGATCTTATTCGGTGGTGTTCTGGTGCTTTGGGCGTTAGGAAGCACCATGTACCAAAACCTTGGCTTGGTAATGGAGCAGGCTTTTCTCTTTGAGCGTTTGCAAGTTTCCGAAGCGGGGCCAATGTTGCAAAACGTGCTAGAGCTCGGTCAGTCTGCGCTGTTCTCGCTATTACCGCTGTTTGCCGTGATGATGGTTCTGGCTCTAGTTGCTCCAGCGCTACTGGGCGGCTGGGTCGTTTCAGCAAAAGCGATGGCGCCGAAGTTTAGTAAGCTCAACCCAATTAAGGGCTTAAAACGAGTATTTTCTACTCAGGCGTTAGCAGAACTTGGCAAGGCGATTGCGAAATCGGTGTTGGTTGGCAGTGTGTTGATGCTGTTTTTGTGGGATCAGAAAGCAAATTTTCTGCGTCTCATGAGCCTTGAGGTAAAACAGGCGCTAGGTGAAGCCATGAGTATGGCTGCGCTCGCCTGCTTTTTAATGATTCTAACCTTGTTGGTGGTGGTTGCTTTTGATGTTCCGTTTCAGTTATTCACGCACACCAAAAAGCTGCGCATGTCGAAAGATGAATTGAAACGCGAAAACAAAGAAACCGAGGGTGATCCGCATGTCAAAGGTAAGATTCGTCAACAACAACAAGCCATGGCTCGTCGTCGCATGATGACCGAAGTACCCAAAGCAGATGTGATTGTGACCAACCCGACGCATTATGCAGTCGCATTGAAATATGATGATAGTAATATGGGCGCCCCGCGCGTTGTCGCTAAGGGAACCGACCTCGTAGCACAACGTATTCGTGAGCTTGGTGACGAGCATCAAGTGCCGCGCTTAGAGGCACCGCCCTTAGCGCGGGCATTGCATATGCATGTTGATTTGGGGCATGAAATTCCTGCGCCGTTGTATACAGCTGTAGCCGAAGTTTTGGCTTGGGCATTTCAGTTAAAACGAGCTCGTGAGGGGGCTGCGCTGACGCCGCCAACACCAACCAATATTTCAGTTCCTGATGATTACGAGGTACCAGCACCATGAAGTTAAGCATGAATGCCCTAGCAGGGAGCTTCAGTTCGGCACGCTTACAGGTTTTAGTTGGGCCAGTACTCATCCTCATGATTTTAGCGATGATGGTGCTGCCGTTACCACCATTTGCACTTGATTTTCTATTCACGTTTAACATTGCGCTGTCGTTAATGGTTTTGTTGGTGAGCATGTTCACTGAAAAGCCACTTGAGTTTGCTGCTTTTCCAGCGGTTTTGCTGTTTTCGACCCTGCTACGCTTGTCACTGAACGTTGCTTCAACCCGTGTTGTGTTAATGGAAGGCCACAACGGTGGCGATGCCGCCGGTAAAGTCATTGAGGCGTTCGGACAGTTCTTGGTGGGTGGTAACTTTGCTGTTGGGTTGGTGGTGTTCTTAATTCTCGTTGTCATCAACTTCATGGTTATTACAAAGGGCGCGGGGCGTATAGCCGAAGTGGGCGCTCGCTTCACGCTTGATGCCATGCCCGGTAAGCAAATGGCTATTGATGCTGACTTGAATGCTGGTTTAATTGGCGAAGAAGAAGCGCGTCGTCGTCGTCAAGAAGTCGCACAAGAAGCAGAATTCTACGGTTCAATGGATGGTGCCAGTAAGTTCGTTCGAGGCGATGCTGTTGCTGGCATGATTATCATGGTGGTCAACATTATTGGTGGCCTATTGATAGGTGTTATGCAACACAACATGAGTGCCGGTGCTGCAGCAGAAACTTACGTGTTGTTAACCATCGGTGATGGTTTGGTTGCACAAATTCCTGCCTTGATCATTTCAACCGCTGCTGGTGTTACGGTTTCTCGCGTAAATACCGAGCAAGATGTGGGGCAGCAGTTAATCAAGCAACTGTTTGTCAGCCCCAAAGTGTTAATGCTATCAGCCGGCGTCATTGGCATGCTGGGCCTAGTACCGGGAATGCCCAACTTTGTATTCTTGTTGTTTACCGCGATGTTAGGCGGTTTCGCATGGTACTTACACAAGCAGCAAACCGCTGAAAAAATGGCTGCAACGCAGTCTGAGCAAGTGGCGCCCGCGCCGTCATTCAGCGCACCAGAAGCCAGTTGGAATGACGTTCAGTTGGTTGATACGTTGGGGATGGAAGTTGGCCACCGTTTAATTTCCTTGGTAGATGATACCCAGCAAGGTGAACTACTTGGCCGCATTAAAAGCGTTCGTAAGAAGTTCGCACAAGAAGTAGGTTTTCTACCACCAGTTGTTCATATTCGCGATAACCTTGAGTTAAACCCCAACACCTACACCATTACCTTGAAAGGTGGAGAAATTGGGCGCGCCGAAATTTATCCAGATCGCTGGTTAGCGATCAATCCAGGTCAGGTGAGTGGTGAAGTTGAAGGTATCGACACCACAGACCCTGCGTTTGGTCTTCCCGCGAAATGGATTAGTCAAGATCAACGCGAACATGCTCAAATCTATGGGTATACAGTTGTTGACGCGAGTACCGTGGTTGCGACGCATCTTAACCATCTATTGCAACGTTACGCATCTGACTTGCTCGGTCGTCAAGAAGTGCAACAGTTGGTTGATAAACTATCAGAAGAAAACAAAGGCTTAGTCGAAGATGTGGTGCCAAAATGTGTTACCGTAACCACGTTACAGCGTGTGCTACAAAACTTGCTTGAAGAAGATGTTTCGATTCGCGATTTGCGCACTATTTTTGATACGTTGGCTGAGTTTGAAGGGCAGCAAGCTGATGCTCATGAATTGACGGCGC from Pseudidiomarina andamanensis includes:
- the motB gene encoding flagellar motor protein MotB; the encoded protein is MADEHRPIIIRRKKIVKKHHGGSWKIALADFMTALMALFLVMWILSMSSEKDRQSISEYFRTPLLVSMAGGERSSNAASVIQGGGADPTHMEGEQARIDLRRESRPSDVRRHFNEIRRRVEAAIEADPVLRALKAQLQFDVTREGLRIMMLDTETKPMFEVGSDRIAPYMERLLRTLAPLLNEIPNEVTISGHTDSLPYAGGERGYSNWELSADRANESRKALLDGGFEPERLLLVMGAADRIPLDGTEPDDPRNRRITIVVHTFESAEFIKRQGFFPQDQLELEASLEPDVRQLNEEFQRATNATDQTKQK
- the flhA gene encoding flagellar biosynthesis protein FlhA produces the protein MKLSMNALAGSFSSARLQVLVGPVLILMILAMMVLPLPPFALDFLFTFNIALSLMVLLVSMFTEKPLEFAAFPAVLLFSTLLRLSLNVASTRVVLMEGHNGGDAAGKVIEAFGQFLVGGNFAVGLVVFLILVVINFMVITKGAGRIAEVGARFTLDAMPGKQMAIDADLNAGLIGEEEARRRRQEVAQEAEFYGSMDGASKFVRGDAVAGMIIMVVNIIGGLLIGVMQHNMSAGAAAETYVLLTIGDGLVAQIPALIISTAAGVTVSRVNTEQDVGQQLIKQLFVSPKVLMLSAGVIGMLGLVPGMPNFVFLLFTAMLGGFAWYLHKQQTAEKMAATQSEQVAPAPSFSAPEASWNDVQLVDTLGMEVGHRLISLVDDTQQGELLGRIKSVRKKFAQEVGFLPPVVHIRDNLELNPNTYTITLKGGEIGRAEIYPDRWLAINPGQVSGEVEGIDTTDPAFGLPAKWISQDQREHAQIYGYTVVDASTVVATHLNHLLQRYASDLLGRQEVQQLVDKLSEENKGLVEDVVPKCVTVTTLQRVLQNLLEEDVSIRDLRTIFDTLAEFEGQQADAHELTARVRIALGRNITQKWFGGERELQVIGLDVSLENMLSQALQQNSSLEPGLAMTLQEQTQKALRQAETLGLAPVLVVPHQLRPLLSHFLRRQLRDLVVISQAEIPDDRTIKVVSVIGGSQ
- the motA gene encoding flagellar motor stator protein MotA; its protein translation is MLIAIGFVVVLLSVFGGFVLAGGALGPIFQPLELLIIGGAGIGSFIAANNGKAIKATLQSVKRFKRSTQYNSETYLELLAVIYKLLNKMRRDGMLAVERDIENPEESAIFQEHPDVLEDTMMLNFIADYLRLMISGNMNPQELDELMLHEIETFEAEAEIPGDALHKVGDAMPAFGIVAAVLGVVRALSTADVPPDVMGTMIAHALVGTFLGILLGYGFINPLASRVERQVAELVKTLQVIRVTLLASMHGYAPQLAVEFGRKALHTSERPTFTELEDHVRGAKAES
- the flhB gene encoding flagellar biosynthesis protein FlhB, translating into MAEEQTNDQEKTEEPSARRLQKSREEGQVARSRELTTFVILFGGVLVLWALGSTMYQNLGLVMEQAFLFERLQVSEAGPMLQNVLELGQSALFSLLPLFAVMMVLALVAPALLGGWVVSAKAMAPKFSKLNPIKGLKRVFSTQALAELGKAIAKSVLVGSVLMLFLWDQKANFLRLMSLEVKQALGEAMSMAALACFLMILTLLVVVAFDVPFQLFTHTKKLRMSKDELKRENKETEGDPHVKGKIRQQQQAMARRRMMTEVPKADVIVTNPTHYAVALKYDDSNMGAPRVVAKGTDLVAQRIRELGDEHQVPRLEAPPLARALHMHVDLGHEIPAPLYTAVAEVLAWAFQLKRAREGAALTPPTPTNISVPDDYEVPAP
- a CDS encoding flagellar transcriptional regulator FlhD; this encodes MSHSKTISELQELNLSYLMLVQKLIVEDRDTAIFRLKIDDELADLIADMSAKELTMLARQPQSLLQPNLGPVSQLKAILTNKRDTGMQATHLAMYMASA
- the flhC gene encoding flagellar transcriptional regulator FlhC gives rise to the protein MTAKKLLEELNQVQLAIELIELGARLQVLESEVSLNRGRLVRLYKEVSGKSPPKGMLPFSTDWFMTWQPNVHSSFFYNIYSKLREGQRLERMQAFIKAYKLYQEHIQLSGEEEVLALTRAWTLVRFFESDMFQLSKCTCCGLQFVNHAHTPDADYVCGVCQPPSRAGKPLKQKTLKIRKEI